CATCGCGGCAATCGAGCCGCCCGCCACCGCGAACAGCGCGAGCGACAGCAGTGCCGGGTTCAGTTCGAAGCGGTCGCGCACCGTGGGCACATGAATCCCCCACGTGCCGTACATCATGCCGGCGATAAAGAACAGGGCCATCGTCGCGTAGCGCGCGCGGTTGCGCGCGGCCACGGGCAGATCGCGATGCGCGGCGGGAAGCATCGCGATGTCGGGCGGTCGGTCGGACACAGGTGGTCTCGTCGTAGAAGGGGGGGAAAGCGCGGTGAAAGCAAAGTCCCGATTCTAGCGAAGCGAGCCGTACCGCGCTGACACGCCGCCGCACTAATATATCGATCGGTTGTCTACCTCGTTTCGCGCGAGGACCGCGTATCGGCTGTCAGTTCGTACGCACGCGGTATGCGCGTACGAATGCTTGAGAAAAATCCGAGGCTGCCTTGAAAATTCCCGCTCACGCTCCGCTCAATTTGCTGCATCGTGTCGCGCTCGGCACGCTGGCCACGCATTCGCGTCAGCCGCAGGGTTTTCCGTATCCGACCATCCTGCCTTTCGCGCTCGATGCGCGCCATCGTCCGACCATTCTCGTGAGCCGTCTTGCCGAGCATACGCGCAACCTCGAAGGCGACGCGCGCGCGGGCTTTCTCGTTGCCGATGCGCCGGACGGCAATGTGCTCGACGCACAACGCGTGACCCTGCTCGGGACGTTCGAGCCGATCGACGCATCCCCGCTCTTCGTGCGCCGCTATCTGCGCTTTCAACCCGATGCCGAACGCTACCTCGCGCTAGGCGATTTCGCGTTCTGGGCGATGTCGATCGAGCGGCTCCGGTATATAGGCGGCTTCGGCATGATGGGCTGGCTGGACGGCAGCGAACTCGACCCGCTCGAACCGCTCGCATTGGACGAAGAAGCCGCGTTGCTCGAGCGCTTCGACGCGCATCCTCGCCACACAAGCGACGTGGCATTGCTTGGCGTCGACCGCTATGGCGCGGACTTTCGAATCAACGGCGTGCGTACGCGCCACACTTTCGAGTCGCCAGCGACCGAATTCGCAACGCTCGATGCGGCATTCATGACGTGTACTGCGGCCATCCTCGGCGGTTAAGAAGATTTACCGCGCAATGCTTAAACGATCTGATTGTCGCGGAAAGTTTTCACAAAATGAAATGATTTCCTGCCGCATGGTCGAATACGTTTCATTTTTCGACAATCAAAATGAGAATCTATTCATTTGGGACGCAACTTTTCTGACAAAATAACAATCAATGTGCGGCGTTGCCCGAGCCGCTTTCGTCACTTCGTTGAAAATTTAGGAAATCGCAATTAATTAATTTGGGCGAGCCCCTATTCGCGGCTTTATATTCTGTGTTAATCTCGCCTGCAAATTCCGAGGCATGATCACCTTCAAAGGACTAAATCGGCTCAAGACCGGCCCGTCCATTTTCCAAATGACAAGGGAACCTATGTCTTCCTACAAAGAACTCCTCGCGCAGCGCGAGAAGCTTGAAAAACAGATCGAAGAGGCGAAGGCGCGTGAATATGCCGAAGTGCTGAACGAAATCAAGCAGAAGATGTCCGACTACGGCATTACGCTCGCGGAACTCGGCGGCGGCCGAGGTGCGAAGAATGCGAAAGCCGGGCGTGTCCGCACGGGCGTCGCGCCGAAGTATCGCGATCCTGATAGCGGCAATACATGGTCGGGCCGCGGCAAACCGCCGCGTTGGATCGCCGGCCAGGATCGCGAAAAGTTTCTGATCCAGAAATAATCGCAAGACTTCGTGTAATCGAATTGTCGGATACGCGAACAATAAAACCGCGCTGCTGGAACCAGGCGCGGTTTTTTGTTTGCGCATGCACTATCGGCAGTTTGGGGCACGCCGATTGAGCGGTCCTTTGACCGATCTCTTTGCCAATCCGGTTTGCATGAGCCCGTTTGCGCGCACTTAAAAGAGAATTCAAATCGAGTCACTGTCAAGGCGTTCGGCGGTGGCGACGGCGCGCGCCGCGCTCGCCGGACACCCTGATACGAATGCTTCGCGTTTAGATAACCATCTGATTCGAAAGCATTTTTGGGTTGGCTTAACTGACGCAGAACGCGCCGGCGCGTAGAATGAAAGGGTTCAATCCTGCCCTATTCGTATGTCGCCGAGCACTACCCTCTCTCCCGCGGAAAAACAACAGGTCGCGCGCAAAAGCACGTTCGTCAGCATCGTGCTCAATATCGTATTGATGATCGCGCAGGTTGCGATTGGCGTGTTTGCCCATTCGCAGGCGTTGATCGCCGACGGCGTCCATTCGCTGGCCGATCTGATCTCCGATTTTGTCGTACTGTTCGCAAACCGCCATAGCGCCGCAGAGCCCGATGCCGATCACAACTACGGCCACAGCCGCTACGAAACGGTCGCGTCGCTTTTTCTCGGCGGCCTGCTGATCGCGGTCGGCGTCGGCATGCTGTGGCGCGCCGGCATGCGGCTCACCGATCTGCAGGACATTCCACCCGTGCATGTGAGCGCGCTCGTCGTCGCGGTCGTCGTGCTGGTGTCGAAGGAAGGGCTCTTTCGCTACATGCTGCATGAAGCGCAACGCGTGCGCTCCGCGATGCTGATCGCGAATGCATGGCATGCGCGCTCGGACGCGGCATCGTCGCTCGTTGTTGCGCTCGGCATCGTCGGTAGTCTGTTCGGCGTGCGACTGCTCGATCCGATCGCGGCGGCAATCGTCGGCTTCATGGTGGCGCGGATGGGCTGGTCGTTCGGCTGGGATGCGCTTCAGGACCTGTCCGACCGCGCGCTCGACGAGCCGGCCGCGGCCGAGGTGCGCGCGCTGCTGTTATCGACGCCCGGTGTGCGCGACGTGCATCAGCTGCGTACGCGCAAGATGGGCGACCTCGCGCTCGTCGATGCGCATATCCTCGTCGATCCGTTTATTTCCGTGTCCGAGGGGCACTTCATCGCGGAGTCGGCGCGCGCGCGCGTGCTGACCGACAACCGCGTGCTCGATGCGCTGATTCACGTCGATCCGGAAAACGACGCGGTCGCGCAGCCTCCCACCGGATTGCCGCCGCGCGAGCGCGTCGTGGAGCAGGTCGAGACGGCGTTTGCCGAACACGGTTTGAAAGCGGTGGCGGTGAACCTTCACTATCTGAGTACAGGGCTCGACGTCGAAGTGACGTTGGCGCCTGCGTCGTCCGGTGAGGCGCATGAAGACGAGGCGCACCGTCTTGCGCGCATCGATCTTACCGATCTGCAACGCAGGCTCGGCGCGCGCACGGTCGATGCGCGACGTGCGCTGGATTTACCTGTGGCAGATGCCGCCGCAAACGATGCACGACGCGAAATCGAACGATAGCGGGGAACCCCGGTAGGTCGCGCGACGCCGTTCGACCGGGCGCGAACGGAACCGACGCATCGCGCGAACCGCGCGGCGTTTGCCCGACCCGGCGACGCTGCGCTCAGTCGCGGCTCAAAGCGTCAATGCTTAAAGCGGCAATTGCGTATCGAACTTGATTTCGCGCAGTACGACACTCGTGCGAACCTGCGCGACAGCCGGAATCTTGAAGATGCGTTCGTGCAGAAACGTGTCGTAAGCCTTGATATCGGGCGCGACGATCTTGAGGATATAGTCCGATTCGCCGGTCGTGCTGTAGCACTCGGTCACTTCCGGGCACGTGGCGATTTCCCGTTCGAACTGTTCGACGCCGCCTTCGGTATGACGCGTCAGATGGATATGCGCGAGCGCGCAGACGTGCAGCCCGAGTTTCTCCCGGTCGAGCAAAGCCGTGTAGCGCTGGATGATGCCCGACTGCTCCATATCCTTGATGCGGCGCCAGCACGGCGTGCTGGACAAACCCACCTGGTCGGAGATCTCCTGCACGGAACGGCGAGCGTCCAGTTGCAAGAGGCGCAGGATCTTTTGCGAGAACGTATCGAGTGTCAACTGCGCCTCCGTTGGCGTCGCCGTATTCCGTCATGGTAGAGGCCGCGAAAACGAAACGCAATCGAATCGCCGGTTTGTGAGGCGTATTGTCTAATTTGCGGGTTAGTCGGCGGCGTTTCGTCCTGAGCCGTCCCCATCATTGGCGTCGAGCGCCGCCACGGAGCGCGCTTCGCGCAGATCCGCCAGCATGTTGCAGAAGAGCGCGCCCTGCTCGATTGCGTCGTCGAGCGCCACGTGCGTATGCGGCAGGTCGTCGAACCAGTGCTTCGGCAGCCGCGGTTTGATGCACTTTCGATACGGCAGGCCGGTCATCGCGAACGCGAGCGTCTTGATATCGAGCGCGGACCACGAGAAAGGACAGCGGCCCGCGAACCGCATCATGTACCAGAACATGAAGGTGAAGTCGAAGCCCGCGGGCATCGCGACGAACACCGGCTTGCCGGGCAGCGCCTCGACCCATTCGACGTAGGCGACCAGCGCTTCGGCTGGCTGGCGCAAGTCCTTGCGGCACGCCTCCCACGCTTCGGGCTGCGTTTTCCACCATGCTTCCTGGACCGGGTGCGGCGCCGAGCCTTCGAGCACTTCGAGGTTCGCCGAGAAGGTGGCGATCAGTTGCTTGTCCGCTGTGTAGGCGGCGGACGCAAAGCTCAGCATCGAATGCGGTCCCGGAATCGGACCGTCCGCTTCGACGTCCGTGCTCACATAGATCTCATCGTTCATACACCGACTCCGTCGGCAACATAGGGATTCGTGCGGCGCTCGTCGCCGAACGTCGAAGTGGCGCCGTGGCCGGGCACGAACGTGACGTCGTCGCCGAGCGGCCAGAGCTTGCCGCGGATCGAATTCACGAGGTCGTCGTGATTGCCGCGCGGAAAATCGGTGCGGCCGATCGAACCCGCGAACAGCACGTCGCCGACCAGCGCGAAACGATGCGCGCGGCTGAAGAACACAACGTGGCCAGGCGTGTGCCCGGGGCAGTGATAGACCTCGAGCGTCTGCGCGCCGACCTGCGCGGAGTCGCCATCGTGCAGCCAGCGGTCCGGCTCGAATGCAGCGGCGGCCGGGAAGCCGAAGCGCGTGCTTTGCTCGGGCAACTGGTCGAGCCAGAATCGCTCGTCCGGATGCGGGCCTTCGATCGGCACGCCGTAGTGCGACGCCAGTGCTTTTGCGCCGGCGCAGTGGTCGACATGGCCGTGCGTCAACAGAATCTTTTCGACACTGACGTTCTGACGCGCAACCTCGCGCTGGATGACCTCGAGATCGCCGCCCGGATCGACGACGGCGGCGCGTCCGGTCGTCTCGCAAACGAGCAGTGAGCAGTTCTGCCGGAACGGCGTGACAGGGATCAGGGTGACTTTCATGAAGGCGCCGGGTGCGGTGCGCAGAGAGCAAAAAATCGATTGTACCGGGGCCTGCTTTGCGTCGCGCAGAGCCTTGCCATCTGAATCGGCCGCCGTAACGGGACCGACGTTGAACAGCCGCCGCACAGTCGCGCGATCGGGTATTCTTACAAGGACGGTAAAGATTCTGTAAAGATTAGTGCACTTGCGCTACCCTTGATTTCGTTTTGGGTATAATGCGCCCATTGCGTGCGGAAGATCGCACCTTCACCGGTTGACCAAATCCCGGTTTCGACGTCTGCAGTATGGTCGTCAGAAAGCGGAATGAACGTTGCCTTCAAGTAAGTGCCGTTGTTGTCAGACGGCAAATCCGAGCATCGAAACCTTCGATGCACACGTCTTGTCCAGCCAGGCGCGATGCGCCTGCTACGGCCTTGCTGCCGTGACGCTGGATGGGGCCTACGCCGCCGTTCCTACGTACCGCTGTCCGGGTGCAAGAACGTGTAGCCATGTTCGATGGCGGCGTGTGGGGTCTGGCCAAAGCCTGCGGGGACAGGTTGTGTCAGACGTGAAAGCTAACCGTGCGGTAGCGGCCTGAATGGGCCGTGTACGGGCTTGATCGTTCCGTGCCATTGGCGCGGCGCGCGGTCTCGTCTTGCCGTCCGGGCCACAGTGCAACACGCCGTCAATCGCGTGATGTGGCTCGCCTTTGTAACATCGTTTGTCTTATGAAAACTCGGCTAACCCGACGTATTGGGGGTCTTTTTGCCTTTTCGATCCTGGCGGGCTGTGCGATGCCGCCGGGCTCGGGGGATCAGGTCGGCAGCGCGCCGCTCAGTACCAAAGCGACGCAGAATGCGACCGCCATGGCCCCGCAAGCTTATGGTTCCGCCAGCAACGTGCCGGCGCCCGCTTCGGACGCGGATTCGAACTCCGCTTCGAGCCCTAAGGGCAAGCTCGCCGACGCGTCCGCGCTGACCGATGACGGCCCCGATGTACCGAACTTCCGTCAGACGGGTCGCGCATCGTGGTACGGCAAGCTGTTTCACGGCCGCCGCACCGCGAATGGCGAACGCTTCAATATGAACGCGCTGACGGCCGCG
The nucleotide sequence above comes from Paraburkholderia sp. SOS3. Encoded proteins:
- a CDS encoding HugZ family pyridoxamine 5'-phosphate oxidase; this encodes MKIPAHAPLNLLHRVALGTLATHSRQPQGFPYPTILPFALDARHRPTILVSRLAEHTRNLEGDARAGFLVADAPDGNVLDAQRVTLLGTFEPIDASPLFVRRYLRFQPDAERYLALGDFAFWAMSIERLRYIGGFGMMGWLDGSELDPLEPLALDEEAALLERFDAHPRHTSDVALLGVDRYGADFRINGVRTRHTFESPATEFATLDAAFMTCTAAILGG
- a CDS encoding H-NS histone family protein, giving the protein MSSYKELLAQREKLEKQIEEAKAREYAEVLNEIKQKMSDYGITLAELGGGRGAKNAKAGRVRTGVAPKYRDPDSGNTWSGRGKPPRWIAGQDREKFLIQK
- a CDS encoding cation diffusion facilitator family transporter, whose translation is MSPSTTLSPAEKQQVARKSTFVSIVLNIVLMIAQVAIGVFAHSQALIADGVHSLADLISDFVVLFANRHSAAEPDADHNYGHSRYETVASLFLGGLLIAVGVGMLWRAGMRLTDLQDIPPVHVSALVVAVVVLVSKEGLFRYMLHEAQRVRSAMLIANAWHARSDAASSLVVALGIVGSLFGVRLLDPIAAAIVGFMVARMGWSFGWDALQDLSDRALDEPAAAEVRALLLSTPGVRDVHQLRTRKMGDLALVDAHILVDPFISVSEGHFIAESARARVLTDNRVLDALIHVDPENDAVAQPPTGLPPRERVVEQVETAFAEHGLKAVAVNLHYLSTGLDVEVTLAPASSGEAHEDEAHRLARIDLTDLQRRLGARTVDARRALDLPVADAAANDARREIER
- a CDS encoding Lrp/AsnC family transcriptional regulator; its protein translation is MTLDTFSQKILRLLQLDARRSVQEISDQVGLSSTPCWRRIKDMEQSGIIQRYTALLDREKLGLHVCALAHIHLTRHTEGGVEQFEREIATCPEVTECYSTTGESDYILKIVAPDIKAYDTFLHERIFKIPAVAQVRTSVVLREIKFDTQLPL
- a CDS encoding exonuclease, giving the protein MNDEIYVSTDVEADGPIPGPHSMLSFASAAYTADKQLIATFSANLEVLEGSAPHPVQEAWWKTQPEAWEACRKDLRQPAEALVAYVEWVEALPGKPVFVAMPAGFDFTFMFWYMMRFAGRCPFSWSALDIKTLAFAMTGLPYRKCIKPRLPKHWFDDLPHTHVALDDAIEQGALFCNMLADLREARSVAALDANDGDGSGRNAAD
- a CDS encoding MBL fold metallo-hydrolase codes for the protein MKVTLIPVTPFRQNCSLLVCETTGRAAVVDPGGDLEVIQREVARQNVSVEKILLTHGHVDHCAGAKALASHYGVPIEGPHPDERFWLDQLPEQSTRFGFPAAAAFEPDRWLHDGDSAQVGAQTLEVYHCPGHTPGHVVFFSRAHRFALVGDVLFAGSIGRTDFPRGNHDDLVNSIRGKLWPLGDDVTFVPGHGATSTFGDERRTNPYVADGVGV
- a CDS encoding septal ring lytic transglycosylase RlpA family protein; the encoded protein is MKTRLTRRIGGLFAFSILAGCAMPPGSGDQVGSAPLSTKATQNATAMAPQAYGSASNVPAPASDADSNSASSPKGKLADASALTDDGPDVPNFRQTGRASWYGKLFHGRRTANGERFNMNALTAAHRTLPLGSYVRVTNPATNDSVVVRINDRGPYVRGRVIDLSFAAARMLHLQHAGTGRVQIAGLTQSEAKVEQAELLAANGNPSVEK